Part of the Desulfolutivibrio sulfoxidireducens genome is shown below.
GATCCACTTCTAACAGGGTTGATCGGGAATGACAAGGGAACGCCGGTTCCGGGGCACTCTCCTCGGACGGCCCCGGGAGCGCATCGCCGTTTTTTGCGTTGCGCATGGTGTGCACAGAGCCCGTTTCCCGGACATGGTGCGCATGTCGCGCCAGCCCGGAAAAGGCGGGGTTGGTCCTGACCCTGCCAAGGTGGCCTTTTTTCCGGACCTATGCAACGATTTTGGTCCGGGCCGCGAGACCTTCTAAAAATTTCGCGGCACGGCGCCGGACGGCTCAATCCCGTGGGCGACGCTCCGCCCCCGGGGAACATGACGAGGAAGCCATGAAAAGCTATCGCAGGGAACTGTGGTTCAACGTGCCCGCAAGGCGCGCCTTCGTGAACATCACCGACGAGGTTCTGGACTGCCTGCGCGAGTCCGGCATCCGCGAGGGCCTGTGCCTGGTCAACGCCATGCACATCACCGCCTCGGTGTTCATCAACGACGACGAATCCGGACTGCTCCACGACTACGAGGTCTGGCTGGAACGCCTCGCCCCGCATGAGCCCGTGGCCCAATACCGGCACAACGTGGGCGAGGACAACGCCGACGCGCACATGAAGCGCCAGATCATGGGCCGGGAGGTGGTGGTGGCCGTGACCGAGGGCCGCCTGGACTTCGGGACCTGGGAACGCATCTTCTACGGCGAATTCGACGGCAGACGCAAAAAGCGCGTTCTGGTCAAGATCATCGGGGAATAGGCCCGGGGCGCGGCGCGCGCCGCGTTGACACCCCGGGAGGCCATCGCATAAGCAACCGGCCGGACGTCCCGGAAAGGGCGGGGAGGCGTGCGGCGTGGCGCATATCTTTCGGGTGGGGGAGTTGACCCGGGCTATCCGGGAGGTCGTTGCGGCCGAATTCCCGTTCGTGTTCGTGCGCGGCCAGGTCTCAAACCTGTCCCGGCCCTCCTCCGGCCATATCTACTTCACCCTCAAGGACCCGGAGGCGGCCCTGGCCGCCGTGTGGTTCAAGGGCGCCCGCGGCGGCTCGGTCACCGCCGCCGGGGATCGCTACAACCCGGTCACCGGGGAGATTCTCGAACCGGACCTGGCCGGCCGCCTGGCCGACGGCATGGAGGTCCTGTGCGCCGGACGACTCACCGTCTATCCGCCGCGCGGGGTCTACCAGCTCGTGGTGGAGATGGTCGAGGAACTGGGTGCCGGGAAGCTGCACCTGGAATTCGAGGCCTTAAAGCGCGACCTGGCCTCCCTGGGCTACTTCGACGCCTCGCGCAAACGCCTCCCGCCGGTCCATCCCGGGCGGGTGGCCCTGGTCACGGCCGCCTCCGGCGCGGCCGTGCGCGATTTTATCCGGGTCGGGAGGGAGCGCGGCCACGGCTGCAAGGTGCTCCTTTACGACGTGCCGGTGCAGGGCGAGGCCGCGCCGGCGCGCATCGCCGAAGCCCTTGAGCGCATCGGCCGGGAGGGTTTCGCCCAGGTCGCGGTCCTCATCCGGGGCGGCGGGTCCATCGAGGACCTGTGGGCCTTTAATACCCGGGCCGTGGCCGACGCCGTCTTTCACTGCCCCGTGCCCGTGGTCTGCGGCGTGGGCCACGAGGTGGACGTGACCATCGCCGACCTTGTGGCCGACGTCCGGGCCGCCACCCCCTCCCATGCGGCCCAGCTCCTGTGGCCCGAACGCCGCGTGTACGTCCAGCGCCTGGACGACCTGGAGACCGCGGCCCGGGAGGCCGCATCCCGGCTCGTGGCCAAGCGCGCCGACCGGCTGGCCCACCTGGCCCGGGGCCTGGCCTGGCTTTCCCCGGAAAACCGGTTGGAGCGCG
Proteins encoded:
- a CDS encoding secondary thiamine-phosphate synthase enzyme YjbQ; this translates as MKSYRRELWFNVPARRAFVNITDEVLDCLRESGIREGLCLVNAMHITASVFINDDESGLLHDYEVWLERLAPHEPVAQYRHNVGEDNADAHMKRQIMGREVVVAVTEGRLDFGTWERIFYGEFDGRRKKRVLVKIIGE
- the xseA gene encoding exodeoxyribonuclease VII large subunit — its product is MAHIFRVGELTRAIREVVAAEFPFVFVRGQVSNLSRPSSGHIYFTLKDPEAALAAVWFKGARGGSVTAAGDRYNPVTGEILEPDLAGRLADGMEVLCAGRLTVYPPRGVYQLVVEMVEELGAGKLHLEFEALKRDLASLGYFDASRKRLPPVHPGRVALVTAASGAAVRDFIRVGRERGHGCKVLLYDVPVQGEAAPARIAEALERIGREGFAQVAVLIRGGGSIEDLWAFNTRAVADAVFHCPVPVVCGVGHEVDVTIADLVADVRAATPSHAAQLLWPERRVYVQRLDDLETAAREAASRLVAKRADRLAHLARGLAWLSPENRLERVDMALSVLAGRLARAGADLVGTRRERLKEVRECLVRSVGPGRGLDPDAAWRRVDGLADRLAASAKALADGRENVLERAVLRLAGLDPRGPLARGYSLVTLERTGTFLRRAVDAAKGDKLRVMVYEGLVRAEVTGVAAAGDGAPDRGPERNPEDMGKRT